A window of Malania oleifera isolate guangnan ecotype guangnan chromosome 5, ASM2987363v1, whole genome shotgun sequence contains these coding sequences:
- the LOC131155858 gene encoding uncharacterized protein LOC131155858: MYDSEYWLLEDDFEMMDLRGKNVAAEGEYDLEASSKEDFDTSMMLQGQDCSIKDFMRLNPSNFVGGPDLVVAENWVQEIEEIMTVLGCRDKQKFLYATFKMTGDARQWWLSVKLLKEWRLVKIALTWDRFKELFFDRYFPLSTREKKIQEFTNLTQGSMTVGEYVAKLVELSRFALFLIPNEAKRARKFEKGLRRRVYKFVVGFKVQNLSHLVDKASVLEKSIQGGTELTEQMKRPAPSSFQIEGSKRLWKRGKDTVGPRQDIGD; the protein is encoded by the exons atGTATGATTCTGAATACTGGTTATTGGAAGatgattttgagat gatggatcttaGAGGTAAGAATGTGGCTGCTGAGGGAGAGTATGATTTGGAGGCTTCTAGTAAGGAGGATTTTGATACCTCTATGATGCTGCAGG GTCAGGACTGCAGCATCAAGGATTTTATGAGACTGAACCCTTCGAATTTTGTGGGAGGACCGGATCTAGTGGTTGCAGAGAACTGGGTACAGGAGATTGAGGAGATCATGACTGTACTCGGCTGCAGGGACAAGCAAAAATTCCTATATGCCACATTCAAGATGACAGGGGATGCGAGACAatggtggctttctgtgaagcttCTAAAGGAATGGAGGTTAGTAAAGATAGCTCTGAcatgggatcgattcaaggagttattctttgataggtacttCCCCTTGTCCACTAGAGAGAAAAAGATTCAGGAATTCACTAACCTGACACAGGGGAGTATGACTGTCGGGGAATATGTGGCTAAATTGGTTGAACTATCGCGTTTTGCTCTGTTCTTGATCCCAAACGAGGCGAAAAGGGCTAGAAAGTTTGAAAAGGGTTTGAGACGAAGGGTTTATAAGTTTGTAGTAGGGTTCAAGGTCCAAAACCTCTCTCACTTGGTGGATAAGGCTTCGGTGCTGGAGAAGAGCATTCAGGGCGGTACAGAGCTGACAGAGCAGATGAAGAGACCTGCACCTTCCAGCTTTCAAATTGAGGGTAGTAAGAGATTGTGGAAGAGAGGGAAGGATACTGTGGGCCCAAGGCAGGATATAGGAGATTAG
- the LOC131155432 gene encoding probable carboxylesterase 5 — protein sequence MDITSTNEITHDFSPFFKVYKDGRIERCIIYPHLPPTVDPHAAVQSLDVVFSPELGLRGRLFFPKLPPVAAAPHKLPLLLHFHGGGFCVGSPFDAVCQNYLHSLIPQVNAIIVSVDYRLAPEHRLPIAYEDSWAALHWVAAHLDGHGPEPFLNQHVDFGRVFLAGDSAGANIAHYVAVRAGVSGSGGLKPRGMILIQPLFGGPERDKLYRFLCPSSKGWEEDPKLNPAVDPDMKTMGCGRVLVCVAEKDRLRDWAQSYYETLKESEWVGSVEMDEVKGVGHCFHLFNPTSKEALALFKRLSAFINQD from the coding sequence atggatATTACCAGCACAAACGAAATAACCCATGACTTCTCACCTTTCTTCAAGGTATACAAAGATGGTCGCATTGAGAGATGCATCATCTATCCTCACCTCCCCCCCACTGTCGATCCCCACGCCGCCGTTCAATCCCTTGACGTCGTTTTCTCCCCAGAACTAGGCCTCCGCGGCCGCCTCTTCTTCCCCAAGCTCCCCCCCGTCGCCGCAGCCCCCCACAAGCTCCCGCTCCTCCTCCACTTCCATGGCGGCGGCTTCTGCGTTGGATCTCCCTTCGACGCCGTCTGCCAGAATTACCTCCACTCTCTCATCCCCCAAGTCAACGCAATCATCGTCTCCGTTGACTACAGGCTCGCCCCCGAGCACCGTCTCCCCATCGCCTACGAGGACTCCTGGGCCGCGCTGCACTGGGTAGCCGCCCACCTTGACGGGCACGGACCCGAACCGTTCCTGAACCAACACGTTGATTTCGGGCGGGTCTTCTTGGCGGGCGACAGCGCCGGAGCCAACATCGCCCATTACGTGGCAGTCCGAGCTGGCGTGTCCGGATCGGGTGGGCTCAAGCCTCGCGGAATGATTTTGATACAACCACTATTTGGGGGACCCGAGAGGGACAAGCTGTACCGGTTCTTGTGCCCCTCGAGCAAGGGGTGGGAAGAGGACCCGAAACTGAACCCGGCTGTGGATCCGGATATGAAGACCATGGGTTGCGGACGGGTCCTGGTGTGCGTGGCGGAGAAGGATAGGCTGAGAGACTGGGCCCAGTCCTACTACGAGACGctgaaggagagcgagtgggtCGGGTCGGTGGAGATGGATGAGGTCAAAGGGGTCGGGCATTGCTTCCATTTGTTCAACCCAACTTCCAAGGAGGCTCTGGCCCTGTTTAAAAGGTTGTCTGCTTTTATAAATCAGGATTAG
- the LOC131156694 gene encoding probable carboxylesterase 4, mitochondrial: MDSSSNDVARVFRFFKVLKDGSVHFFMPPTEKIPPSDNPKNGVRSKDVVISSDPPVSARIFLPPNPDPTRKLPLLFYIHGGGFCMQSAFSPGYHDFLTTVVAEANSVAVSVEYGLFPDRPIPACYDDSWAAFQWVASHACGDGPEPWLNDFADFRRVFIAGDSAGGNISHTVSVRVGSTRFPGLRVVGVVLVHPYFGGTDDDQMWLYMCPSNGGLEDPRLKPAAEDLARIGCDRVLVFVAEKDHLRKVGIYYHEELKKSGWKGTVEIVENEGEDHCFHMFDPTSEKAADLIKRIVSFINRE; encoded by the coding sequence ATGGACTCCTCCAGCAACGACGTAGCTCGGGTGTTCCGCTTCTTCAAAGTCCTTAAAGACGGTAGCGTCCACTTCTTCATGCCCCCCACCGAAAAAATTCCCCCTTCCGACAACCCCAAAAACGGCGTCCGGTCCAAAGACGTCGTCATATCCTCCGACCCGCCCGTCTCCGCCCGTATCTTCCTCCCCCCGAACCCCGACCCGACCCGCAAACTCCCCCTCCTCTTCTACATCCACGGCGGCGGTTTCTGCATGCAGTCTGCCTTCTCCCCCGGGTATCACGACTTCCTAACCACCGTGGTCGCCGAGGCTAACTCCGTCGCCGTCTCCGTCGAGTACGGTCTCTTCCCGGACCGACCCATTCCCGCCTGCTACGACGACTCCTGGGCCGCCTTCCAGTGGGTCGCCTCCCACGCCTGCGGCGACGGCCCGGAGCCCTGGCTCAACGATTTCGCCGACTTCCGGCGAGTCTTCATCGCCGGGGACAGCGCCGGCGGGAACATTTCCCACACCGTTTCGGTTCGGGTCGGGTCGACCCGGTTCCCGGGGCTGAGGGTTGTGGGGGTGGTTCTGGTGCATCCGTATTTTGGGGGAACGGACGACGATCAGATGTGGCTGTATATGTGTCCGTCGAACGGTGGGTTGGAGGATCCTAGGCTGAAACCGGCCGCAGAGGATCTGGCTAGGATCGGGTGCGACAGGGTGTTGGTGTTCGTGGCGGAGAAAGATCATCTGCGGAAGGTGGGGATTTATTATCACGAGGAGTTGAAGAAGAGTGGGTGGAAAGGGACGGTGGAGATCGTGGAGAATGAAGGTGAGGACCATTGCTTCCATATGTTTGACCCCACTTCTGAAAAGGCTGCGGATCTGATCAAACGGATCGTATCGTTCATCAACCGGGAGTAG